A window from bacterium encodes these proteins:
- a CDS encoding KamA family radical SAM protein — protein MNTKYITHLEQVQQVSAAERTELDPVTKRFAFRCNEYFLSLIGWDDPGDPLRRLVIPSADELEPWGEADPSREADYTVAPGLEHKYGPTALILASRVCAAYCRFCFRKRIFTNENAEVPYDLTKAYAYIREHNEITNVLLTGGDPLLLSTSKLKQIVAELRTIEHVQIIRIGTKVTAFNPHRVLNDPPLVELLGRYSTPEKRIYIVSHFDHPRELTEEAVAATSKLLEAGCRAVNQTPIIRGVNDDPEVLAELFRKLSFIGVPPYYVFQCRPTYGNKAYTVPIEEAYLIFERARTKCSGLAKRARFVMSHATGKIEIVGISSKFTYLKYHSSPQPEYKGRFLVFHRNPEAYWLEDFGKPVDDLFLDDQPAIRGLCDDVPAEDINPERSQITRTASPYAWPL, from the coding sequence GTGAACACGAAGTACATCACTCATCTCGAGCAAGTCCAGCAGGTTTCCGCCGCCGAACGCACAGAGCTTGATCCGGTCACCAAGCGGTTCGCCTTTCGCTGCAACGAATACTTCCTCAGCTTGATTGGCTGGGATGATCCGGGCGATCCGCTGCGCCGTCTGGTGATTCCCTCCGCCGATGAACTGGAGCCGTGGGGTGAGGCCGATCCCAGCCGCGAAGCGGATTACACCGTGGCTCCCGGTCTCGAACACAAATACGGCCCGACCGCACTGATCCTTGCCAGCCGCGTTTGCGCCGCCTATTGCCGGTTCTGTTTCCGCAAACGAATCTTCACCAACGAGAACGCTGAAGTCCCTTACGACCTGACCAAGGCCTATGCCTACATCCGTGAGCACAACGAGATCACCAACGTTCTGCTCACCGGCGGCGATCCGCTACTCCTTTCCACGTCCAAACTCAAGCAGATCGTCGCCGAGCTTCGCACCATCGAACACGTCCAGATCATCCGCATCGGCACCAAAGTCACCGCCTTCAATCCCCATCGCGTGTTGAACGATCCGCCGCTCGTGGAGTTGCTCGGCCGCTACAGCACACCGGAAAAGCGGATCTACATCGTCTCGCACTTCGATCATCCGCGCGAACTGACGGAGGAAGCGGTGGCAGCCACGAGCAAGCTCCTCGAAGCCGGTTGCCGGGCCGTCAATCAGACTCCCATCATCCGCGGCGTCAACGACGATCCCGAAGTGCTGGCGGAATTGTTCAGGAAACTCTCGTTTATCGGTGTGCCGCCCTACTACGTCTTCCAGTGTCGTCCCACCTACGGCAACAAGGCCTACACCGTGCCTATCGAGGAAGCGTATCTGATCTTCGAGCGCGCCCGCACCAAATGCTCGGGTCTGGCCAAGCGCGCCCGCTTTGTCATGTCGCACGCCACCGGCAAGATCGAGATCGTCGGCATTTCATCAAAGTTCACCTACCTCAAGTATCACAGTTCTCCCCAGCCCGAATACAAGGGCCGTTTTCTGGTTTTCCACCGCAATCCCGAAGCCTACTGGCTCGAAGATTTCGGAAAACCCGTGGACGATCTTTTCCTCGACGATCAACCGGCGATCCGCGGTCTCTGCGATGACGTTCCCGCCGAGGATATTAATCCCGAGCGCTCGCAGATCACCCGCACCGCTTCACCTTACGCCTGGCCGCTGTAA
- a CDS encoding zf-HC2 domain-containing protein: MNHLSEDKLLEYVLELLDGNDERDVRLHLEKCEECRHRYEKVQREVSMFGGVEATGTIPAFPLRRARSPVLHVALRAAALLLIGFLAGYGTSNWTCPTPVNVIPAYTELSPPADSLARFAVTDATGVSFN; this comes from the coding sequence ATGAATCATCTAAGCGAAGACAAGCTTCTTGAGTATGTTCTGGAACTGCTCGACGGCAATGACGAGCGTGACGTGCGGCTGCATTTGGAGAAGTGCGAGGAATGCCGACATCGCTACGAAAAAGTTCAGCGGGAAGTGAGCATGTTCGGCGGTGTCGAAGCTACGGGCACGATTCCGGCTTTTCCGCTTCGTCGCGCACGCTCGCCGGTGTTGCACGTTGCGCTCCGGGCGGCGGCACTTTTACTGATCGGATTTCTGGCGGGCTATGGGACGTCGAACTGGACGTGTCCGACTCCCGTTAACGTGATTCCCGCCTACACCGAGCTTTCGCCACCGGCTGACTCGCTTGCGCGTTTTGCAGTTACAGATGCAACGGGCGTGTCGTTCAACTGA